A segment of the Akkermansia muciniphila genome:
CCTTTTCCGCATCCCCCAGCAGGTAGCGCGTGCGGCGCACGACCACCTCGCGCCGGTGCTCGATGTAGAAGTTGATGGCGTCCAGCATCGCGAGCGTCTTGGGGCGGTTGTCGTGAATCGCCAGCATGTTCACCGCAAAGGAGGTTTCCATGGAGGTGAGCTTGTAAAGCTGGTTCATGACCACCTGCGGGCGGGCGTCCCGCTTGAGCTCGATTTCAATGCAGGTTTTCTCGTCGGAAAGGTCGCGGATGCCGGAAATATCCGTCAGTATCTTGTCCTTGTACAGTTCCGCGATGCGTTCCTGGAGGGCGGCGCGGTTCACGCCGTACGGCACTTCACGGATGATGAGGAGGTCCTTGCCGGAGTCCGTCATTTCCATGTCTATCTTGCCGCGGATGCGCACGGAGCCGCGCCCGGTGCGGAAGTAGTTGTCAATGCCGGAAAAGCCCAGCACGTCGCCCCCGGTAGGGAAGTCCGGCCCCTTGATGTACTGGCGCAGTTCATCCACCGTCATGAGCGGGTTGTCAATCACGGCGCAGATGCCGTCCACCACTTCCCCCAGGTTGTGCGGGGGCATGTTGGTTGCCATCCCCACGGCAATGCCCGTGCCGCCGTTGACCAGCAGGTTCGGGAAGGCGGAGGGGAACACGGTGGGTTCCGTGTGCTCATTGTCGTACGTGGGAACGAAGTCCACCGTATCCTTGTCCAGGTCAGCCATCAGGGCCACGCCCATGCCGGAAAGCTTGGCTTCCGTGTATCGGGCGGCGGCGGGGGGGTCCCCGTCCGGCGTGCCGAAGTTGCCCTGGCCGATGACGAGGATGTCCCGCATGGACCAGTCCTGCGCCATGTTCACCAGGGTGCCGTAAATGGCGGCGTCCCCGTGCGGGTGGTAGTTACCCATGGTGTCACCCACGATTTTGGAGCATTTACGGGTCTTCCCGCCGGGGGACAGGTTCAGTTCCTTCATGGCGTACAGGATACGCCGCTGGGAGGGCTTGAGGCCGTCTCTCACGTCCGGCAGGGCGCGGGAGATGATGACGGACATGGAGTAGTCCAGGAAAGAAGTGGAGAGCTCGCTGGCTACGTCCACCGGTTTGATTCTATTGTTTTCCATGGTTCTGAGAGAAATTCTGGGGATTAAACGTCAAGGTTGCGGACGTTGAGCGCGTGGTCCACGATGTAGTTCTTGCGGGGCTCCACCACGTCCCCCATCAGGATGGTGAACATTTCATCAGCCCTGACGGCGTTGTCGTCATTCAGGATGACGCGGAGCAGCTCGCGGCGTTCCGGGTCCATCGTCGTCTTGAACAGGTCCTTGGCGTCCATTTCACCCAGGCCCTTGAATCGCGTGATCTCCACGCCGCGCTTGCCGATGGTGATGACGGATTCCAGAATGTCCATTACGGAGAAGAGGGCCGTGGTCCGTTCCTTGTCTCCTTCCCCTTCCACCAGTTCAAACAGGGGCGTATCCATGGATACGAGCATGTTCCCGGGGATGCCTAGCTCAGCCAGACGCGTCAGGGCACGCGCAATAGCCTTCGCTTCATGCAGTTCATGGGTGATGGATCGGCGGCTGGGGCCTTCCCGGTCCGGGAGCGGATTTTCCAGCAGTTCCTCTTCCGTGGGCATGCCGAAGATGAAGAGGTCCCTGTTTTCTTCGGAAAAGGCAGTGAGAGCTTCCATATCATGGAAGAACAGGACTTCCTCTTCATTGCCGCTGCGCACCTTCACCAGGAATTCCGGGAAGTCCCCGTTAGCCTCCCGGTGGTTGAGCAGGTCTTCCAGGGAGCCGCCCTGCGCCTGCATGGATTCCGTGTAGCGCTGGAGGTTGACCAGCGTTTCCAGAATGGCGGAGAGTTCATCCGGCGTAAAGGAACGGGAACCGTCCGCAAAGCGGAGGGTCACGTCATTGACGGCCAGTTCAATCAGCTTGCGGTTCAGCGCGACGTCATCCTGCACGTATTCCTCCTTCTTCCTGCGGATGATGCGGTAAAGGGGAGCCTGCGCGATGTACAGGTACCCGGCGCGCACCAGCTGCGGCATGTGGCGACAGAAGAAGGTGAGCAGCAGGGTGCGGATGTGGGCGCCGTCCACGTCCGCGTCAGTCATGATGATGATCTTGTGGTAGCGCACCCGGTCCAGCCTGAAGGAGGCCTCATCCTCCCCATCCCCGATCCCGGCGCCGATGGCCGTGATCATGTTCTGGATTTCCCGGCTGCCCAGGGCTTTGTCCAGCCGCGCCTTTTCCACGTTAAGCACTTTCCCGCGCAGGGGCAGGATGGCCTGCGTGCGGCGGTCGCGCCCCATCTTGGCGGAGCCGCCGGCGGAGTCACCTTCCACAATGAAGAGTTCGCACTTGGCGGGGTCACGGTCGGAGCAGTCCGCCAGCTTGCCGGGAAGGCCGCCGATGGAAAGAGCGCTCTTGCGGACCGTTTCACGCGCCTTGCGCGCGGCCTCGCGGGCACGGGCGGCCGTGATGCTCTTTTCAATGATCTTCTTGGCCATCGCCGGGTTTTCCTCGAAGTACGTCTTGATCTCTTCGTACACGACGTTGCCCACCACGCCTTCAATCTCCGTGTTCACCAGCTTGTCCTTGGTCTGGGAGGAGAAGCGCGGGTTGGGCATTTTGACGGAGATGACGGCCACCAGGCCTTCACGCACGTCTTCACCGCTCAGGGAGGTGTCCTTTTCCTTGAGCAGGCCGTTCGCCTTCGCGTAGCCGTTGATGACGCGCGTCAGGGCGCCGCGGAAACCGGAAAGGTGCGTTCCGCCGTCCCCGTTGTAAATGGAGTTGGCAAAGCAGAGGATGTTCGTCTCATACGTGTTGTTGTACTGGAACACCACGTCCACCAGCACGTCATCCTCCATCTTCTTGCCGTCGTATTCCACTTCCACCTTGCGGACGCCGGAAATGGAGATGGGTTCGTCATTGATGACTTCCTTGTTCATCCCCAACTGGCGGACGAACTCCACAATGCCTTCCTTGTAGTAAAACGTTTCCCGGCGCACGGGGGCTTCCCGTTCGTCAATCAGCTCAATGACCAGGCCGGGGTTCAGGAACGCAAGCTCACGCAGGCGCGTGGTCATCCGGTCAAACTTGAACTCCGTGGTATCCGTGAAGATGGTGGCGTCAGGGAAGAAGGTAATGGTCGTACCCGTGATTTCACAGGCACAGGCGCCCACCGTGCGGAGGGGTTCAATGGTCTTGCCGCGCTCAAACCTGATCTGGTAGCGCTTGCCGTCCCGGCGCACTTCCGCCTTGAACCAGTCAGACAGGGCGTTCACGCACTTGGCGCCCACCCCGTGCAGTCCGCCGGAGTATTTGTAGGCTCCCTGCCCGAACTTGCCGCCGGCGTGCAGGTTGGTCAGCACCAGTTCCACGGCGGGAATGCCGAACTTCGGGTGCGTATCCACCGGAATGCCGCGGCCGTTGTCCACCACGGAAATGGACCCGTCCACATGAATCACAATGTCAATCTTGCTGCAATACCCGGCCAGATGCTCGTCAATGGAGTTGTCCAGCACTTCAAACACGCAGTGGTGCAAGCCTCTCTCATCAGGGTCCCCGATGTACATGCCGGGGCGCTTCCGCACGGCCTCCAGGCCCTCCAGTTTGTCAATCTGCGCGGCGCCGTATTCATGCTGCGCCGTCGTGGAAACGGTGGTTTCAACAACCTCGTTGGTATCTTCGGACATAACTGAAATATACTACGCTTATCTTAATTTTTTGCAAGGCTAATGTTAGAAAGCGCGCGTGCGCGTGTGGGGGCTACCTCCGCAAAAACCCGCTGTAATCGCATAAAAACAGGCCTATTTCTCGCCGCCCGGTTTTTTCTGACATCAGATAGCGGACAAGGGGGTGCAGGAGTATTCTGCGCCGTTTTATAGAATTGGAAGGGGCGTTCCGTGCGGAGGGCGGAGAACGGCGCGGGGAGAGTAGTGAACAAAATGGACTTGATGGACAGGATGGGCACCATTTTCTTTCTTCTACTCTGTCCTTTCAGTCCACACGGTCTATTACTCCGGTGGGGCTTCTTCCCCAACACAACAGGGCCGCCCCGGCTCTTGTCCGGAACGGCCCTGGCGGTGCGGAGAGCAGAGCGTCTCCGCTCCACTCTCAACTCTCAAACCTCAACTCTTCTTAAAAGTCATACCGGTAGCCAACGCTTCCGTTCACCGAGTTGGCTCCGTCACGGAAGTCAGCATTGCCATTGACGAACACCGTTCCCTGCGTTNGCCGGGGTTGCCCAGCAGCGCCACATTGGTTTCTCCGCGGCGGTCGCCCATGTCCTGGGCCACGTTGGCGCGGAACTCCACCAAAGCCTCACGGCCAAAGATGTTGCTTCCCGCCAGCCCCATCCAGCGGCCGCCCAGCGCTACCGTTCCCGTCGTCCAGTCCTGCTTGCCTACGCTCAGGCCCGCGTTCCCGGCTCCCGTTTCCGTGTAGCCGTCCATCCGCGTGGTTACCACGGAGACGTTGGCCAGAGGCTGCAGGATGCTGCTCTTGTCTTCATTGAGGTACACGTCGTAAGTCAGCTCATACATCGCTCCGAAGCCCCAACCGTTGGTGTTGCCCTGCGTGCTGTAGCTGCCTTCCCCGTAGTTGACCGTGCGGTTGAGCTTGGCGTCGTTCCAGCCCCCCGTC
Coding sequences within it:
- the gyrB gene encoding DNA topoisomerase (ATP-hydrolyzing) subunit B, translated to MSEDTNEVVETTVSTTAQHEYGAAQIDKLEGLEAVRKRPGMYIGDPDERGLHHCVFEVLDNSIDEHLAGYCSKIDIVIHVDGSISVVDNGRGIPVDTHPKFGIPAVELVLTNLHAGGKFGQGAYKYSGGLHGVGAKCVNALSDWFKAEVRRDGKRYQIRFERGKTIEPLRTVGACACEITGTTITFFPDATIFTDTTEFKFDRMTTRLRELAFLNPGLVIELIDEREAPVRRETFYYKEGIVEFVRQLGMNKEVINDEPISISGVRKVEVEYDGKKMEDDVLVDVVFQYNNTYETNILCFANSIYNGDGGTHLSGFRGALTRVINGYAKANGLLKEKDTSLSGEDVREGLVAVISVKMPNPRFSSQTKDKLVNTEIEGVVGNVVYEEIKTYFEENPAMAKKIIEKSITAARAREAARKARETVRKSALSIGGLPGKLADCSDRDPAKCELFIVEGDSAGGSAKMGRDRRTQAILPLRGKVLNVEKARLDKALGSREIQNMITAIGAGIGDGEDEASFRLDRVRYHKIIIMTDADVDGAHIRTLLLTFFCRHMPQLVRAGYLYIAQAPLYRIIRRKKEEYVQDDVALNRKLIELAVNDVTLRFADGSRSFTPDELSAILETLVNLQRYTESMQAQGGSLEDLLNHREANGDFPEFLVKVRSGNEEEVLFFHDMEALTAFSEENRDLFIFGMPTEEELLENPLPDREGPSRRSITHELHEAKAIARALTRLAELGIPGNMLVSMDTPLFELVEGEGDKERTTALFSVMDILESVITIGKRGVEITRFKGLGEMDAKDLFKTTMDPERRELLRVILNDDNAVRADEMFTILMGDVVEPRKNYIVDHALNVRNLDV
- a CDS encoding autotransporter outer membrane beta-barrel domain-containing protein, which translates into the protein MKAATSSPPGAAPWAWTWTSATTGAAFTANYGDLTASAADTADGHLDSYYANLFGRYQSKRWAHTLILTGGWNDAKLNRTVNYGEGSYSTQGNTNGWGFGAMYELTYDVYLNEDKSSILQPLANVSVVTTRMDGYTETGAGNAGLSVGKQDWTTGTVALGGRWMGLAGSNIFGREALVEFRANVAQDMGDRRGETNVALLGNPGXRRERCSSMAMLTSVTEPTR